In Sphingomonas sp. SORGH_AS_0950, the following are encoded in one genomic region:
- a CDS encoding SDR family oxidoreductase, whose amino-acid sequence MTRTAVVTGGSAGIGLATAEALAKAGWNVAIIARDAARLEEARAMLVKHGGGVLAISADVADAAAVDAAADRIERELGPIEAWVNNAMSTVVAPADRISAEEYQRVTATTYLSQVYGTLAALRHMKPRRRGAIIQVSSGLGIRAVPLQAAYCAAKFAVSGFTDALRAELIADKVPVTLTVVYLPAVNTPQPGWARNHTGREQVLPDPLFDPRVCAEAILSAIDRPEREIWVGRSTIQMAIAQSLAPGFADRQASGFAKDQLGAPASNKPGNLDQPVAGPARIDGDSTDRAIDHRREFFTSRQRDLLKLGVGGGLAGIGALAGFGVSRLFARPNR is encoded by the coding sequence ATGACGAGAACGGCGGTGGTGACGGGTGGGAGCGCGGGCATCGGCTTGGCGACGGCCGAGGCGTTGGCGAAGGCTGGATGGAATGTCGCGATCATCGCGCGGGATGCGGCGCGGCTGGAGGAGGCGCGTGCCATGCTGGTCAAGCATGGCGGCGGAGTTCTGGCGATCAGCGCGGATGTTGCCGACGCGGCGGCGGTCGATGCGGCGGCGGACCGGATCGAGCGGGAGTTGGGGCCCATCGAAGCCTGGGTCAATAACGCGATGTCGACGGTCGTCGCGCCCGCCGACCGGATCAGTGCGGAGGAATATCAGCGCGTCACCGCGACCACCTATCTCAGTCAGGTCTATGGCACGCTGGCCGCGCTGCGGCATATGAAACCGCGGCGGCGCGGGGCTATCATCCAGGTTTCGTCGGGGCTTGGCATCCGGGCGGTGCCGCTTCAGGCCGCCTATTGCGCGGCCAAGTTCGCCGTCTCGGGCTTCACCGACGCGCTGCGCGCCGAGCTGATCGCCGACAAGGTGCCGGTGACGCTGACCGTCGTCTATCTGCCCGCCGTCAACACGCCGCAGCCCGGCTGGGCGCGCAATCATACCGGGCGCGAGCAGGTGCTGCCCGATCCGCTATTCGATCCGCGTGTCTGTGCAGAGGCGATCCTGTCGGCGATCGACAGGCCGGAGCGTGAGATCTGGGTCGGCCGATCGACCATCCAGATGGCGATCGCCCAGTCGCTGGCTCCCGGTTTCGCCGATCGGCAGGCGAGCGGCTTTGCCAAGGACCAGTTGGGTGCCCCGGCCAGCAACAAGCCGGGCAATCTCGATCAGCCGGTCGCCGGTCCTGCGCGGATCGACGGCGACTCGACCGATCGAGCGATCGACCATCGACGCGAGTTCTTCACGTCGCGGCAGCGCGATCTGCTCAAGCTGGGCGTCGGCGGTGGCCTTGCGGGCATCGGCGCGCTGGCCGGGTTCGGCGTGTCCCGCCTCTTCGCCCGCCCGAACCGCTGA
- a CDS encoding PAS domain-containing sensor histidine kinase — protein sequence MASSAGRSAIATALSLAMAGAAAGLAWAHGLWLAMAGALLVIAWLTLRSLLATGRPAIAAPPTASEADREALVHGALLDASPTPLLLVDGGDARALNRAARRLFDTDDCILPPPPSLFDREATHLRHAGRSWRANRVELGTRSVVALVDVESEERTAEARAGAEMIQVLGHELLNGLVPIVSLAECGLAAIEAKGDERHLLPEILTTLARHAEGLQRFAETYRSLARLPPPVKQPVRLNDLIEDLARLFASRWPDAVLTIAIPVPRTGMVDRDQLAQAIWALLQNAVEAVDADRAAVTVSVSGQDGLVAIDVTDNGRGVPPDQATAIFRPFATTKTHGTGIGLSLARRIAQAHGGSLDLLALTPATFRLRVPGA from the coding sequence ATGGCCTCTAGCGCCGGGCGATCGGCGATCGCGACGGCGCTGTCCCTTGCCATGGCGGGGGCGGCGGCGGGCCTGGCATGGGCGCATGGATTGTGGCTGGCCATGGCCGGCGCGTTGCTCGTCATCGCATGGCTGACGCTGCGCAGCCTGCTGGCGACCGGGCGCCCCGCCATCGCCGCACCGCCGACCGCGAGCGAGGCGGATCGCGAGGCCCTGGTCCACGGCGCATTGCTCGACGCCTCCCCTACCCCCTTGCTGCTGGTCGATGGAGGGGATGCCCGCGCGCTCAATCGCGCCGCACGCCGCCTGTTCGATACCGATGACTGTATCCTGCCGCCCCCGCCATCCCTGTTCGATCGCGAGGCCACGCATCTCCGCCATGCCGGGCGAAGCTGGCGCGCCAACCGTGTCGAACTCGGCACGAGATCCGTCGTCGCGCTGGTCGATGTCGAGAGCGAGGAGCGGACGGCGGAGGCGCGTGCCGGGGCCGAGATGATCCAGGTGCTGGGCCATGAGCTGCTCAACGGCCTGGTGCCGATCGTCTCGCTCGCCGAATGCGGACTCGCCGCGATCGAGGCGAAGGGCGACGAGCGCCATCTCCTGCCGGAGATCCTGACGACCCTCGCGCGCCATGCCGAGGGGTTGCAGCGCTTTGCCGAGACCTATCGGTCGCTGGCCCGCCTGCCCCCACCGGTCAAGCAACCGGTCCGCCTGAATGACCTGATCGAGGATCTGGCGCGGCTCTTCGCCAGCCGCTGGCCCGACGCGGTCCTGACGATCGCGATCCCTGTGCCCCGGACCGGAATGGTCGACCGCGACCAGCTTGCCCAGGCGATCTGGGCACTTCTGCAAAATGCCGTGGAGGCGGTGGATGCCGACAGGGCGGCGGTGACCGTGTCGGTAAGCGGACAGGACGGGTTGGTCGCCATCGACGTCACCGACAATGGGCGAGGCGTTCCCCCCGACCAGGCCACCGCCATCTTCCGCCCCTTTGCCACGACCAAGACCCATGGCACCGGCATCGGCCTCAGCCTCGCGCGCCGGATCGCCCAGGCGCATGGCGGGTCGCTCGACCTTCTGGCCCTGACACCCGCCACCTTCCGCCTGCGGGTGCCGGGTGCGTAA